From the Trifolium pratense cultivar HEN17-A07 linkage group LG4, ARS_RC_1.1, whole genome shotgun sequence genome, the window GAACACCGccccctgcatataaaatgcaatatccCTACTATATGAGCTATGTTCACAGGAACGACTCGTGGGATTAATCTACTTAGTTGTGTGGGGATattcaatatatacaaaaaaataaactgtTATAACATGAGGAGTTCTATTATTTTTACATGGGTGGGTAGACATGCTTTTTCGAGTTTTATTAAGATTATAAGATCTTAATGTCAATTGTCAAAGTTAAACTAAGTTGGCTCATTTCACACTGCTGGAGTTCTTACTCCTGCTAGTGCTAATTAGAACAGAacatttttatgattgatcATTGATTGATGAGTAGGACTGAAAATGATGGAATTACTAAAATAGTTCAATTGAGTAGGACTGAAAATGATGGAATTACTATAACTGTTCACTAAACCTAAGCTGTGACCAATTTCTTATATCCTGTTAGGAGTACAATCATGGAAGTCCTTGTAATCTTGTCTTGTTTGAAAATTCAAACTTGACTTTTTAGCTTGATCTAGATGATACAACCAATCCTGTACTATAgcattcattaaaaaaaataccttACAATTTGTCCTTTTGTCTTATCCTCTACTCTCTAAATTTTGAAGGCTCTCTTGTATTGTTTGATTTGGTCTTCTCTATTTCTTACCACATTGCTTTTTATTGGATTTTTATTACCTATGATTCAAATTTATGGTGGTATATGTCAAGTTAGTGGGAACTGAGAAGTCACCAAGTGGCTTAACTAATATACTTAACTTCTAATACTTGCACATCTAATTGTATTATTGTATTTGTGACACTGCTTTATTCTCTGACTTGCCACCAAACACCTCTCAGCCTCATTTTCCAAGCTGTATTATTCTAAGTGTATACTCCTTTCACTCATTAATCACAGGCTTTAGGTAGTCTTAAAGATTGCAGCTAATTTAAAACCTCATTTAGTGCCCTTTTATGGATTTGCTCTCAGTCCttctaattaagtttttttgttttttttgcgGGGGAGGGTAGACGTGAGTTTTTTCAACTTTACTGGggtcttgtttggataaacagtttaatttagcgcttatcatataagtgctaatatctatttttataacgaaagataaaataaagtccaatcgttttcataagctattttcaaaagtttatagAAATAAGCTGAATATGGTATATGGGCATGTCGTAAGCTAATTCTATTAGCTCTTCCAAACAGTCTCATTAATGTATATTTCAGTAGTAGTTGAGCTCAAATAAGCTGATCCAAACATGCGCTTTGTGTCGGTCATTTCTTCTTGGAACTTGGAAGTAGAAACCTATGCTTGCTGATAAATCAGTGGTTACTAAATGATGACTGAATTTTTCTTTCTGGCAGGAATTTAAGAGTCTTGTTTATGGAGGAAAGCTCAGTTATTGAGAATAATGGTGAATGGCTGCATGAGCTTGCTTTGAATAACACCGTTCTTGAGACACTGAATTTTTACTTGACTGATATTAACAATATCAGAATTCAGGACCTTGAACTTATAGCGAAAAACTGCCCCAACTTGGTCTCTGTTAAAATTACTGATTGTGAAATCTTGAATCTGGTGAACTTCTTTCGATATGCATCTTCTCTTGAAGAATTTTGTGGAGGTTCCTACAATGAAGATCCAGAAAAGTACACTGCTGTATCATTACCAGCAAAGTTAAATCGATTGGGTTTGACATATATTGGAAAGAATGAAATGCCAATTGCGTTCCCTTATGCAGCCCAATTGAAAAAGTTGGACCTTCTCTATGCAATGCTGGATACGGAGGATCATTGTACATTAATCGAGAAATGCCCCAACTTGGAAATCCTTGAGGTAAAAATTCTAGAACTTATCAAGTTAAATTTCTCATCCTTCAAATTGTTGCTATGATTCTTTTAATCTCGTTTGGTGGTCTAATTTTAGTCCTCTAGCCTTCAAATTTTATCAACCAGGCATAAGTATATGTATATTTCACGCGAAGTTTTAAACTGTGGTTGCAATTGCACTGTTTTCTTTGATATTGTGGATAAGTGTTGCCAATGCAGCCACAATATTATAGTCACGGAAGCCTCCAAAATCTTTAGGCAATCTTTCGGCCGTGCTTGCTGACCGCAATAAActatgatttttaaataatgaatATGCATACATATATTGATTTGAATCTTTGGTTGAACAAGGAAACATGAaactttaaaattaataaaatacaatGAAGTGGATGTTAATTTGGAAGGGTAAGACTACATATGAAATGTTAATAATTAACCAATAATCTTTTCCTCATGGACAGTCAAGGAATGTAATTGGAGACAGAGGATTAGAAGTACTTGCTCGCTGTTGTAAGAAGCTGAGAAGGCTAAGAATCGAAAGAGGTGATGATGATCCAGGAatggaagatgaagaaggtgtTGTTTCCCAAAGAGGACTAATTGCCTTATCACAGGGCTGTCCAGAACTTGAATACATGGCTGTTTATGTATCCGACATCACAAATGCATCTCTAGAACACATTGGTACTCACTTGAAAAACCTCTGCGATTTTCGCCTTGTCTTGCTAGACCGAGAGGAGAGGATAACCGATTTGCCACTTGACAACGGTGTGAGGGCTTTACTGAGAGGTTGCGAAAAGCTTAGAAGATTTGCTCTATATCTCAGACCTGGAGGCTTAACTGATGTAGGCTTAGGCTACATAGGACAATACAGTCCAAACGTGAGATGGATACTTCTCGGTTATGTCGGCGAAACTGATGCAGGGCTCTTGGAATTCTCCAAAGGTTGTCCAAGTCTACAAAAACTTGAAATGCGAGGATGTTCATTTTTCAGTGAATATGCATTAGCTGTTGCTGCAACTAGATTAAAATCTTTGAGGTATCTTTGGGTACAAGGATATGGAGCATCATCTTCTGGGCGCGATCTTTTGGCAATGGCGCGACCCTATTGGAATATTGAGGTGATTCCTTCGAGACGTGTGGTTGTTAACAATCAACAAGATGAGTCTGTTGTCATGGAGATGGAGCATCCAGCTCATATTCTTGCTTATTACTCCCTTGCTGGACCAAGATCAGATTTTCCTGATACTGTTATACCTTTGGATCCTGCTGCTGCACCATCATATGTTAACACCTAAAGTTGTATTTGTATATACCAAATTTCCCCCCTTTTTTTGAagtccttttttctttttatttcatttgaaaATGTTGTATGTTTTTGAAGTGTTTCTTCAGCTAGAGGGTTTCAATTTTCACTGCAAAAATCCTAGATATTAGTATTGTAATAAGCttgtattctttcttttttgtaatTCAGATATATGCTTCTACCAACTCGTGCGGCTAATTGTTTTTTCCCATTGAAGATGCTCATTTTTGTGAATATATATGGTTAGGAttgttttcatttattattgTTGTCCTATACTTGTAGCTTCATTAGGGTATATCAATGGATTTTTCCCACACATGTGTGAGATTTGCTTCGTTTGGACTATTCTGATTGAAGAAATTAAGTAacctcaaaaaataaaattaaaatataacatttttaaggTGGTTGTAGAATTAAGATTTTTGCTTTATGGAATCAACAACACATGCTATGTTTGGGTTCATCAACACAAACAAGCAAAAATATCTTTGGCTTTAATGTACTTTTGATCTCCCGaatttgaaaaatctgaacttttgatcctttattttaaaagccaactttttgattccctattttgaaaaacttgaacttttgataccctattttaaaagtcaactttttgatcccctattttgaaaaatctgaatttttgatcccctattttaggtttttctgaaATTTAGTCTCTGAACTCAACTTTGtcaaatttttgctgatgtgtgtCAAACTCATTAGTGACGTGGAAGTGTCCATGTTGACAAAACGTTTccatatctttaatttttttacattaaatattttaaaagtattaaataataaaataattaattaataattttttttaaaaaaaagtaaaattaacctctatacatacatataattaaaaattcttaccaaaaaatatatataattaaaaatcattaaattacaaaaaataaattaacaattgAGAACAAATTAATGAACGATTGAGAGGGAACGAACAAAGACAAATGATGTTACCACGAGCATGATGATTTGTATTTCTGATTTCTTAGGGTTCCATGATTTGGGAACCAACGTTTGCTtttttgacttatttgagtaaTTTACTGTTTTTTAGTTATATAATAATGTTAAGAGGTTTATTTTAGTTAGTATTATATAATGTAAAgaggtttattttattgtttttaattataattaattattttattgttttaatactttaaaatatttgactttTAAAAAAGATTAATGACATGAAAATGTTTTGTCAACATGAAATTGTCACGTCATTAATGAGCtagacacatcagcaaaaatttgatcaaattgagttgggggactaaaattcagaaaaatcaaaaatagggggtaaaaaattcaggtttttcaaaataggagatcaaaaagttggtttttaaaataaaaggaccaaaaattcagatttttcaaaataagaagATCAAAAATGCATTAAAGCCAATATCGGTGGTTACTTTTGCAACCACCACACATTCAATGACATGTAACCCAAATGCCCAATACGGCTGCATTTAAAAGGATCAAAGActtatccaaacataaatacTACAGGGTCACTgattagcattttcctttaattaaaatcaaatttcatcCCAAGAtaaaaagggtcatgctaaacagtgcccctgaggcattagttaagcatactaaaaaagaaaacaaatgataaagttaatgatgagagaaaataacttttcacatcattaaaacattgaatgcacaatttacaagataaaacttctatatttgtatccttaactagtgtcccgggggcactgtttagcattttccggATAAAAAACACGCTAAGATTTGTCATACATaacttttattcttttttaaccATTTTAAAGTAGGTGCTCCTACAATATCAACTACAATAAACATCTAGTGAGTCGGACAATATCCATAAATCATCAAATAATTACTATCTTCCCATTTCATATTTACGGGAGTACATAGATTAAAAAGTTTGTTCTGTATTGTTATGTCATGTGTTGTGTAATTGTGTTGTTCTATCGGATACTTATCCTTTAACAGATCAAGTGCACCCTACAATTGTTGTATGCCCCTATGAATTTCAAGAAACCACGGCTATTCTCTATCAACTTCTCTAATAAGGCCGCCACACCTCCGTCGGTATTAAGCTAAGCCTGATCCATCCCTCTAAAGGGTACCCCTTTTAGTATTAGTTAGTCTCTACTAGATGTTGATTTATATCCATCTGCTTACAAGCTGAATTATATTCATGCACTCTCTTAGAAACTAGCAGCCACGGTTTGTAAGGTCTTGACCGTTGATCCTCctgaaaaatatttgtttctccAGATTCATTTTAATATACATTCATAGACCTTTGAAGGATAAGTAGTCTCTTGAATCCCATTTTAATATACATTCATGAACtgtttttttatcaaacacGGTACAACTAAAATtgtgttgtttgattttttatttttcagcaaATCAAACACACTGTGTATtcctttttttcatattttgacTCCTGTCAACACAATCAAACTAAGTCCAACCAAAACACGTTCCCCAAGAATTAAAATTGGTTCTTCAACTTGGAAAATTTGATAAATATGCCTAGTGCATATTATATGGTccttaataaaaaatgtattgatCATTTGAGTTTAAAGTTAAAGAAATGTGCAAGGTTCTCTAAATTTTGTTGTCTTTTGAGACATTTCGTTTGAGTTATCTAGCTCAACGTAATCGAGTTGTCGTAAATTTGAATCAAATCAACttcaagttaaaaaaatatttatgacaAAATTGAGTTGAGTTTCGAGCCGGACAAATTCATATTGAGTCATGATGAGTTAAACCAAGCTTAATTCAGCTCTACTCATTCTGCACCCTAACTTTTGCCATCAAAACTGACTTCAATAATTTtcttaactttcacaaacttggaTCCCTGATTGAAACTAATTAGCTAATTTGGCAATTCAATATGAAATTCAAACATATTAATCTaatatctaatctaatctaatatatattaaacttAAAACCATTGATGTATGAAACCTTAATTGGCTTACTAGTCATGTCCAATTTCAGTAAGTGTGCATTAATATATTGTTAGTATATGTGGTAGAAACTAGAAAATGATCATTCAAAAAAGTAGCTACATACATTTCAGGAGATGAGAAGAAAAGCTTCGAGTGCAGGGGCCAGGGGATAGGAATTGTTTAATTTAAACTATTATTaagattattattttaaggGAGGATTGTTGGATAAAATTGTATTTCCTTAATTAACTATATTAGCAAATAGATAATTTTGTAtaggaagattttttttttttttttatagattgttgttaatatattatgttagtAATATGGTTTGAATCCTCCTCATTCTCCATCTCAAATTCTATTTAATATTCTAGCTCAACCCCTTACTTAAGCTTGCCTTTGGTAGTGCTTATTTTCCCAAGCTCCTAGGAGGTAccatatttttttggtattaagtaCTATGTAGTATTTATGTGAAGTTCAGTTTTTGAGAAAAATTGTGAGTCAATTTAGTTCctgaaataaataatttgtgACAATTTAGTGTTTATATTCTTCGCACTTCCATTAAttgatgaataaaaaatatagaggaaaaaaaagtaaaagaaaagattttttttttgtggggatATCCATTTAAGCCACCATCTATGTTCATTTAAagtaagagtttttttttttttttataaaaaaaaagcaagagtttatttttttgtttttatatagaCTGACCCAACATAGGAAGTGACATCAAGAGGACTCAAACCTAAGATCTTGAAAGGAGCAAACTTCAAGGACCCAATCCTTCATCAATAGGCAAACCCATGTGGGTTttacttttatatattaaaattattttcagaaTTTATTATTCATAGTACCTAAAAATgcttaaaattatttcaaaatttatttatttttctttgaaatatattttcttttatatttgtatcatctttaactttattataatattttataatttttcaaagaTTTCAAGGAAATgtgtattttaatttatttatttttatggtaaCTGATTTATTTATAAACACACATTTCTTTTCTCTAAACTTTAACTTTCATTACCTCTCAtactaaatttgatttttactaAATGATCAtcttattttctcttcttttagacttttttcttctttcatttcatttcatgtcattttctttatcaaacaaacaaagtgtAAGTATATATAGACTAAGTTgttccaatttattttttcatggactaaaagtttattttatttttctcaagtATTAAATTGaactcacaatttttttcaaagactAAAATGACTCTTCactctttatattttttatatgaatttgaTCTCTCTAAAATGATCAACTCATTTTAAGTAATAACTTACATGAAATCGTTAATATTTTtgcaatagaaaaaaaaatacaaaatcatgGAGGACAAGAATTAAACTCCTTTATAAAAATCTAGTGTATCTAAAGTTACATCTTCTTTAACCTCAAGTGATATACTTTTGAACTTTAGATCTAACCGGTGTGAATTTAGAATCACCATGTATTTtagaaatatcatttttttttaaacggtcaaagttaaattattatttattagtgTTAGTATTTTTTACCTTCATTAGAACTTGAACCGGAAACCTTTATACTCTTTAATTCTCTGCACCTTTAGTTGAAACCAGTTAATCCTTTAGTTTATAAATGTCATTAGCTAGAGGTGCGAGGAAcgttttcatttttatcatttagATAATTAATTCTTAACAATATTTGGGAGCTCTGTGATCCAATTGGACCATTGATATTTCAAATAGTGTTTTCATTGTTGAGAAAAATCCATGATTCTAACCCATATTTGTGCATGTCTATCTTTGTTGCTGGGAATAAAATATATGTCAATTGAGATAGACATAAAATACTAGGCTTGAGATCCTAAAGACCATATTCTTCAAAGTTCATCAATTGATGCAAAATATAATCCAAAGAGACCATTATCTAATGATATCATATCATCCCATTGTTGTTACGGGTTCCACAATTTAGTgactatattttttgtttactaaATTCCTTATAGTTAGAGGACAAGTGCTAACATGAACCAACCACTTGAATAGTCGTTCAACTTTTGGTAATGTAATTCAATCATGAAGGTTCTCCTTACAGCCGAGCCCGACAACACCATTAGCATATTCTtctttaatgatttttattgaGATTACATCGTGTTGGGTCATGTGGGAGAGTCTCACTAgattgaatcatcatatttgaCTAAGAGCAATCAAACAAGTGAGATTGGACCTCACATCTTCGtccaaaaccttaagacattgaATCTATGGTACGttgcttaaaatcaatttttctaacCAATATCTGActttaactcacacttgaaacccactTGGGTTTGCCTAGTGGTGTTAGCTTGGGTCCTTGGAGCATGCTCCTCTCGAGGACTCAGGTTTGATTCTCTCTGgtgtcaatttcggtgggctagtcCATCGAAatactctggctttaaatgggccctcgcaagtgggcggtgggattgatcctctcggattagtcggtcctagagCTGGATACCGTGTTTTACAAAAAATGCTCACATTTGGTATATCTCAACATATCGCTCTTAATATAGGGTTTTGACTTTTGACTTAGATTAATATCAAATCAtgaataaataattgaattacTAATATGTAGATAGATATAGTCATATAGATGCTGATTCTCACCAAGACTAGATATACATTATAGTCTATCCTAGTTCAAAAATAGTATGAAGTTCTCAATGTGCACTCTTTATACCAAGTAACAATGTTTCTTCATCATACAAATAAAATGGTAGACATTGTATTGTACTATGTTATTGGGTTGTCTAGGAAAAC encodes:
- the LOC123920971 gene encoding coronatine-insensitive protein 1-like gives rise to the protein MSARLTDVVLDCVMPYIHDAKDRDAVSQVCKRWYEIDSSTRKHVTIALCYTTTPDRLRRRFPHLESLKLKGKPRAAMFNLIPENWGGFVTPWVREIEKYFDCLKSLHFRRMIVTDDDLSILARSRHQSLHALKLEKCSGFSTDGLYTICHTCKNLRVLFMEESSVIENNGEWLHELALNNTVLETLNFYLTDINNIRIQDLELIAKNCPNLVSVKITDCEILNLVNFFRYASSLEEFCGGSYNEDPEKYTAVSLPAKLNRLGLTYIGKNEMPIAFPYAAQLKKLDLLYAMLDTEDHCTLIEKCPNLEILESRNVIGDRGLEVLARCCKKLRRLRIERGDDDPGMEDEEGVVSQRGLIALSQGCPELEYMAVYVSDITNASLEHIGTHLKNLCDFRLVLLDREERITDLPLDNGVRALLRGCEKLRRFALYLRPGGLTDVGLGYIGQYSPNVRWILLGYVGETDAGLLEFSKGCPSLQKLEMRGCSFFSEYALAVAATRLKSLRYLWVQGYGASSSGRDLLAMARPYWNIEVIPSRRVVVNNQQDESVVMEMEHPAHILAYYSLAGPRSDFPDTVIPLDPAAAPSYVNT